A window of the Brumimicrobium sp. genome harbors these coding sequences:
- a CDS encoding isocitrate lyase/phosphoenolpyruvate mutase family protein — protein sequence MTSYYDHFHNLHHQGNTFILPNAWDCTSAKIFEKEDFTAVGTTSSGIAWSCGYKDGEHIPADLMLRVLERMVKSIDIPLSADIEGGYYSGTSKEFAQFFASLMDIGVTGINIEDSHTRTKTLDNIKEQQDKISLIKSLAKDKGMQLFINARIDTLEYTEGDLQTKIQASVARAKAYQEAGADCIFVPFVEDMHTAQQLKEQIELPLNILAERSLDIAGLKTLHINRISTGSKPMMASLNLLKKAAHELKTDNIWETLMQNNTGYYEINNHF from the coding sequence ATGACTAGTTATTACGATCATTTTCATAATCTACACCACCAAGGAAACACTTTTATTCTTCCCAATGCATGGGATTGTACTTCGGCTAAAATATTTGAAAAAGAAGATTTTACAGCAGTTGGTACAACTAGCTCTGGCATTGCATGGTCGTGTGGATATAAAGATGGTGAACATATCCCAGCCGATCTGATGCTACGTGTTTTAGAACGAATGGTTAAATCGATTGATATTCCATTATCTGCCGATATCGAAGGAGGATATTATAGTGGAACAAGTAAAGAATTTGCACAATTTTTTGCTTCATTGATGGATATTGGCGTCACAGGAATCAATATAGAAGATAGTCACACACGCACAAAAACACTAGATAATATCAAAGAGCAACAAGATAAGATTAGTTTGATTAAATCTCTCGCAAAAGATAAAGGTATGCAGTTATTCATTAATGCCCGTATAGATACTCTAGAATATACCGAAGGAGATTTACAAACTAAAATCCAAGCAAGTGTAGCACGTGCTAAAGCATACCAAGAAGCAGGTGCCGACTGTATTTTTGTGCCTTTTGTAGAAGATATGCATACAGCACAACAACTCAAAGAGCAAATTGAACTCCCGCTGAATATTTTGGCAGAACGAAGTTTGGATATTGCAGGACTCAAAACGCTTCATATTAACCGTATCAGTACAGGATCAAAACCCATGATGGCTTCACTTAATTTATTAAAAAAAGCAGCTCATGAACTGAAAACAGATAATATTTGGGAAACCTTGATGCAAAATAACACGGGATATTATGAAATAAACAATCACTTCTAA
- a CDS encoding TonB-dependent receptor: MKTRNVIRACAVALLLPLNLFSQFQISGTVRSQEGELLEGVTVKIRGENKGTLTNEEGKYVLQAIKTGKYELEANFLGFEGNKQSIDLSQDMVIDFSLVPTYSLLEGIEVKAIRAAKNSPTTYSNLDKEAIEKQNYGQDIPFLLSSVPSTIVTSDAGAGIGYTGFRIRGVDPTRTNITIDGIPINDAESQTVFWVNMPDMSSSVESMQVQRGVGTSTNGAGAFGASINISTQKIERDPYAIIDNSGGSFNTLRNAVKVGTGLIQDKFSVDARLSRIVSDGYIDRANSNLQSFYLSGTYLGNKSTLKLIVFGGKEKTYQAWYGTPESRIKNDQQGMLDYAARNGLDDAETQNLLHSGRTYNAYTYDNETDNYQQTHYQVHYGYQFNKNWDLKLALHYTRGKGYYENYRRNDKLATYNMDPVIMGTDTIKKMNLIRRKGLDNHFGGGVFSVNYKNEKGLDFLIGGAFNRYDGDHIGTVVWGQYMPVAQKDHLYYKNHSTKYDGNLFVKVNYTIKKVNIFTDIQYRTIDYSFMGIDDYGGNIIDMQQRVSYHFLNPKAGLYYQINNNHAIYASYAIANREPVRDDFKESTPQNYPKAETLHDLEVGYHLTYKKAYLNTNIYYMRYKNQLILTGEINDVGGYTRTNVKDSYRLGFELEGGYTFFNKLSVSANLGLSQNKILNFIEYIDSYDASWNPLPQTKVMYGTTDIAFSPNVIAGLNIGYEPIKGLVFTLMNQYVGKQFLDNTSNNTRKIDAYFITHLDISYSFSVWKIKEITVGGRINNLLNQFYQNNGYTFSYLVGDDRIQENFYYPQAGIHFLARLVIKL; this comes from the coding sequence ATGAAAACAAGGAATGTTATTAGAGCCTGCGCAGTGGCTTTGTTACTGCCTCTGAATTTATTTTCACAATTTCAAATTTCTGGAACAGTTCGCAGTCAAGAAGGTGAACTTCTCGAGGGTGTTACCGTTAAAATTCGAGGTGAAAATAAAGGAACTCTTACCAATGAAGAAGGTAAATACGTCCTTCAAGCAATCAAAACTGGGAAATACGAATTAGAAGCAAACTTTTTAGGGTTTGAAGGCAATAAACAAAGCATAGACCTAAGTCAAGATATGGTGATAGATTTTTCATTAGTTCCTACTTATTCACTCTTAGAAGGAATTGAAGTAAAAGCCATTCGTGCAGCTAAAAATTCACCAACAACCTACTCAAATCTTGATAAAGAAGCAATCGAAAAGCAGAACTACGGACAAGATATTCCCTTTCTATTATCCTCCGTTCCTTCAACTATTGTTACTTCTGATGCAGGAGCAGGCATTGGATACACAGGCTTTCGCATTCGTGGTGTAGATCCTACCCGAACCAATATCACAATTGATGGAATTCCTATCAATGATGCAGAATCACAAACTGTGTTTTGGGTTAACATGCCCGATATGTCTTCCTCAGTGGAAAGTATGCAAGTGCAAAGAGGCGTTGGTACCTCCACAAACGGAGCAGGAGCATTTGGAGCAAGTATTAACATCTCCACACAAAAAATAGAACGAGATCCTTATGCAATAATCGATAATTCAGGAGGTTCGTTTAATACACTCCGAAATGCTGTCAAAGTGGGAACAGGTTTAATACAGGATAAATTTTCTGTGGATGCACGACTTTCTCGCATCGTTTCAGATGGTTACATAGACAGAGCCAATTCCAATTTACAGTCTTTCTACTTATCGGGAACTTATTTAGGCAATAAATCTACTCTCAAACTAATTGTCTTTGGAGGAAAAGAAAAAACCTATCAGGCTTGGTATGGCACACCTGAAAGTCGTATCAAAAATGACCAACAAGGCATGTTGGATTATGCTGCTCGTAATGGCTTAGATGATGCGGAAACACAAAATCTGCTTCATTCAGGAAGAACGTATAATGCATACACTTATGATAACGAAACGGACAATTATCAGCAGACACATTACCAAGTACATTATGGCTATCAATTTAATAAAAATTGGGACTTAAAATTGGCGCTTCACTATACCCGAGGTAAAGGATACTATGAAAACTACCGAAGAAATGACAAATTAGCTACATATAATATGGATCCTGTTATTATGGGAACTGATACGATAAAAAAAATGAATCTGATTCGTAGAAAAGGCTTGGATAATCATTTTGGTGGAGGTGTTTTTAGTGTAAATTACAAAAATGAAAAAGGTCTAGATTTTTTAATAGGTGGCGCCTTCAACAGATACGATGGAGATCATATTGGAACGGTAGTTTGGGGACAATATATGCCTGTTGCACAGAAAGATCATTTGTATTATAAAAATCATTCTACAAAATACGATGGAAACCTATTTGTAAAGGTAAATTATACCATAAAAAAGGTTAACATTTTTACAGACATACAATACAGAACCATCGATTATTCTTTTATGGGAATTGACGATTATGGAGGGAATATTATAGATATGCAACAACGTGTTTCATACCATTTCCTAAATCCCAAAGCTGGATTATACTACCAAATCAATAATAATCACGCTATTTATGCTTCGTATGCTATTGCAAATAGAGAACCTGTACGAGACGACTTCAAAGAATCTACCCCTCAGAATTATCCAAAAGCAGAAACACTTCATGACTTAGAAGTCGGATATCATTTAACGTATAAAAAAGCCTATTTAAACACCAATATTTATTACATGAGATATAAGAATCAACTCATACTTACGGGAGAAATTAACGATGTGGGAGGATATACTCGAACCAACGTAAAAGATAGCTACCGATTAGGTTTTGAGTTGGAAGGAGGATATACTTTCTTTAATAAATTAAGTGTATCCGCTAATCTTGGATTGAGTCAAAATAAAATTCTAAACTTTATAGAATACATAGACAGTTATGATGCCTCTTGGAATCCGCTTCCTCAAACAAAAGTGATGTATGGCACAACAGATATTGCTTTTTCACCGAATGTTATAGCTGGATTAAATATAGGATATGAACCTATTAAAGGGTTGGTATTTACCTTAATGAATCAATACGTAGGGAAACAATTTTTAGATAATACTTCAAATAACACACGTAAAATAGATGCTTATTTTATTACTCATTTGGATATTTCTTATTCTTTCTCTGTATGGAAAATTAAAGAAATTACTGTTGGGGGAAGAATCAATAATTTATTGAACCAATTCTATCAAAATAATGGCTACACTTTCTCTTATCTAGTAGGTGATGATAGAATACAAGAGAATTTCTATTATCCACAGGCAGGTATTCATTTCTTAGCTAGGCTGGTGATAAAATTATAA
- a CDS encoding TfoX/Sxy family protein gives MATKQSFAEFIVDQIDHAGDITIRKMFGEYAIYSNGKVFGLICDNQLFIKPTQVGREYIGTITEAPPYPGATNYFLIEDRIEDREWLSELVRITAKALPEPKPKKKKK, from the coding sequence ATGGCTACCAAACAAAGTTTCGCAGAATTTATTGTTGATCAGATTGATCATGCAGGTGATATTACCATTCGCAAGATGTTTGGCGAATATGCTATCTATTCTAACGGAAAAGTGTTTGGACTAATTTGTGACAATCAACTTTTTATTAAGCCGACACAAGTTGGAAGAGAATACATAGGAACTATTACCGAAGCACCTCCCTACCCAGGAGCAACAAACTATTTTTTAATTGAAGATAGAATTGAAGATAGAGAATGGTTGAGTGAACTTGTGAGGATTACAGCCAAAGCACTACCAGAACCCAAGCCCAAAAAGAAGAAAAAATAA
- the ahcY gene encoding adenosylhomocysteinase → MSETKEMLKYKVKDINLADWGRKEIKLAEAEMPGLMSLRAEYGTSKPLKGARIAGCLHMTIQTAVLIETLIELGAEVTWSSCNIFSTQDHAAAAIAAAGIPVYAWKGMNEQEFDWCIEQTLFAFEGGKPLNMILDDGGDLTNMVLDRYPELVKDIKGLSEETTTGVHRLYERVKNGTLPMPAINVNDSVTKSKFDNKYGCKESLVDGIRRATDTMMAGKVAVVCGYGDVGKGSAASLRGAGARVIVTEIDPICALQAAMDGYEVKKLDTVIDKANIIVTTTGNKDIVVDRHFKKMKDKAIVCNIGHFDNEIDVAWLNKNAQKKTNIKPQVDLYELGGKEIILLAEGRLVNLGCATGHPSFVMSNSFTNQTLAQIELWNHADKYENDVYMLPKHLDEKVARLHLAQIGVELEALSQEQADYIGVKVEGPYKAEHYRY, encoded by the coding sequence ATGAGCGAAACTAAAGAAATGTTGAAGTACAAAGTAAAAGATATCAATCTTGCAGATTGGGGAAGAAAAGAAATTAAATTAGCAGAAGCTGAGATGCCAGGACTTATGTCCTTAAGAGCAGAATATGGCACATCAAAACCATTAAAAGGAGCACGTATCGCTGGATGTTTACACATGACTATCCAAACGGCTGTATTAATTGAAACTTTAATTGAATTAGGAGCTGAGGTAACTTGGTCTTCTTGTAATATCTTCTCTACGCAAGATCATGCTGCTGCTGCCATTGCTGCTGCAGGAATTCCAGTATATGCTTGGAAAGGAATGAATGAGCAAGAGTTTGATTGGTGTATTGAACAAACCTTATTTGCCTTTGAAGGAGGAAAACCTCTAAACATGATTTTAGATGATGGAGGAGATTTAACTAACATGGTGTTGGATCGCTATCCTGAATTAGTAAAAGATATTAAAGGTCTTTCTGAAGAAACTACAACAGGAGTTCACCGTTTATACGAAAGAGTTAAAAATGGTACACTTCCAATGCCTGCTATCAACGTAAATGACTCCGTAACTAAATCTAAATTTGACAACAAATACGGTTGTAAAGAGTCTTTAGTAGATGGTATTCGTCGCGCAACTGATACCATGATGGCTGGGAAAGTGGCTGTTGTTTGTGGATATGGAGATGTTGGGAAAGGTTCCGCTGCTTCTTTAAGAGGAGCTGGTGCTCGTGTTATTGTAACAGAGATTGATCCTATTTGTGCGCTTCAAGCAGCTATGGACGGATATGAAGTAAAGAAATTAGATACTGTAATCGACAAAGCAAATATTATAGTCACAACAACTGGTAACAAAGATATCGTGGTTGATCGTCATTTCAAAAAGATGAAAGACAAGGCGATAGTATGTAATATCGGTCACTTTGATAACGAAATTGATGTGGCTTGGTTAAACAAGAATGCACAGAAGAAAACCAACATCAAACCTCAAGTGGATCTATATGAATTAGGTGGAAAAGAAATTATCTTATTAGCTGAAGGTCGTTTAGTAAACTTAGGTTGTGCAACTGGTCACCCTTCTTTTGTAATGTCAAATTCTTTCACAAACCAAACATTGGCGCAAATTGAACTTTGGAATCATGCAGATAAGTATGAAAACGATGTGTATATGTTGCCAAAACATTTAGATGAGAAAGTTGCTCGTTTACACTTAGCTCAAATTGGAGTAGAGTTAGAAGCATTATCTCAAGAGCAAGCAGATTATATTGGAGTGAAAGTAGAAGGTCCATATAAAGCTGAACATTATAGATATTAG
- a CDS encoding site-specific integrase: protein MENKFSPAIALLKREMEIRNYSDCSVRSYCETMQVFESYANKTLDKLTSEDLKQYLHHLVKSKKVSPSYINQKISAFKIYTEDVLKKEWEPIAIKRPRLPRELPEIISLEEVKLMIERTQNIKHRVMIMTMYTAGLRKMELLQLKPKDIDSENGFIIVRQGKGKKDRRTILSKQTLEELRYYYKCFRPKVYLFEPNGHPGKKMSVRTFDKVIHDAAQRAGIKRRVTPHLLRHSFATHLLDKGINLKIIQSFMGHSSIRTTSIYLHLSNASLKNIVSPFDDLRL, encoded by the coding sequence ATGGAGAATAAATTTTCCCCAGCCATAGCGCTGTTAAAACGAGAAATGGAGATACGCAATTACAGCGATTGCTCTGTGAGAAGCTACTGTGAGACGATGCAGGTCTTCGAGTCGTATGCAAACAAGACCTTGGATAAACTGACCAGCGAGGATTTGAAACAATACTTGCATCATTTAGTAAAGTCAAAAAAAGTTTCGCCATCTTATATCAATCAAAAGATTAGTGCGTTTAAAATCTACACCGAAGATGTATTAAAAAAAGAATGGGAACCCATTGCAATAAAACGTCCTAGATTGCCGCGAGAACTACCCGAAATTATTTCCTTGGAAGAAGTTAAATTGATGATTGAGCGTACTCAAAACATCAAACATCGGGTGATGATTATGACCATGTACACGGCAGGATTGCGCAAAATGGAATTATTGCAGTTAAAACCGAAGGACATTGACTCAGAAAACGGTTTTATTATCGTGCGTCAAGGTAAAGGAAAGAAAGACCGAAGAACGATTCTTTCAAAGCAAACCCTAGAGGAATTACGCTATTATTACAAGTGTTTTAGACCAAAAGTTTACTTGTTTGAACCAAATGGGCATCCAGGGAAGAAGATGAGTGTCCGAACTTTTGATAAAGTAATTCATGATGCTGCACAAAGAGCGGGCATCAAAAGAAGAGTAACCCCTCATTTGCTACGACATAGTTTTGCTACCCATCTCTTGGACAAAGGAATTAACCTAAAGATTATTCAATCTTTTATGGGGCATAGTTCTATCCGAACTACTTCGATTTACCTGCATCTTTCAAATGCTAGCTTAAAAAACATTGTCTCACCTTTTGATGATCTTCGCTTATGA
- a CDS encoding IS91 family transposase, producing MKTKQNKRQKVELSDIFSEVLNKGLNLNDLHPFQEKAFQAILACRTVKLGGHVAECNHCHHYRNAYNSCRDRHCPKCQMTRKIQWVDKLKSNLPEVKHFHLVFTIPESLNKLFYINQRIAYDSLFKAASQALMQCGENNEYLGAKMGGVAVLHTWGQTMSYHPHIHMIVPSGGLTEDGFEWVPSHKKFFLPVKVLSAIFRGLLMKTLEKEYAIGKLKLPDDIQNFKQIKDTCYQKKWVVYSEKPFTTPDNIIKYLGNYTHRVAISNQRIISHKNGKVTFYYKNYKKAGLKSVMTLDESEFVRRFLQHILPSGLCKVRYIGFLALRHLKENVELCATINKSERFFPKYEGLNAYEVYREIKQQDPLLCPKCKKGHMVIRKPIERAPS from the coding sequence ATGAAAACAAAGCAAAATAAACGACAAAAAGTAGAGTTGTCCGATATTTTTAGTGAAGTACTCAACAAAGGACTGAATCTGAATGACTTGCATCCTTTTCAAGAAAAAGCATTTCAGGCTATTTTAGCTTGTCGAACAGTAAAACTAGGAGGACATGTTGCAGAGTGCAATCACTGTCATCATTACAGAAACGCCTACAACTCATGTAGAGACAGACATTGCCCGAAGTGTCAAATGACACGAAAAATACAGTGGGTGGATAAACTGAAAAGCAATTTACCAGAAGTGAAGCATTTTCATTTGGTTTTTACCATTCCAGAATCACTCAACAAGTTGTTTTACATCAATCAGCGCATTGCTTATGATAGTTTGTTTAAGGCTGCCAGTCAAGCACTTATGCAATGCGGAGAAAACAACGAGTATCTTGGTGCTAAAATGGGAGGCGTAGCAGTGCTACACACCTGGGGACAAACTATGTCCTACCACCCACACATTCACATGATTGTTCCCTCGGGAGGTTTAACAGAAGACGGCTTTGAATGGGTGCCATCCCATAAAAAGTTCTTTCTGCCAGTGAAAGTTTTAAGTGCTATTTTTCGAGGACTATTGATGAAAACGTTAGAAAAAGAGTATGCTATCGGCAAATTAAAGCTGCCGGATGATATTCAAAATTTTAAGCAAATTAAAGATACTTGTTATCAGAAAAAGTGGGTTGTTTACAGTGAAAAACCTTTTACTACTCCTGATAACATCATCAAATATCTTGGCAATTACACACATCGAGTTGCGATTTCCAATCAACGAATTATCAGTCATAAAAATGGGAAAGTCACTTTTTATTACAAAAACTACAAGAAAGCAGGACTTAAAAGTGTAATGACATTGGATGAATCAGAATTTGTCCGACGATTTTTACAGCACATTCTGCCTTCAGGTCTTTGCAAGGTAAGGTACATTGGTTTTTTAGCTTTGCGACATCTAAAAGAAAACGTAGAGTTATGTGCCACCATAAACAAAAGTGAACGTTTCTTTCCGAAGTATGAAGGCTTAAATGCCTATGAGGTATATCGAGAAATCAAACAGCAAGATCCTTTGCTATGCCCGAAGTGTAAGAAGGGGCACATGGTCATTCGAAAGCCGATAGAAAGGGCGCCTTCGTGA
- a CDS encoding DUF1851 domain-containing protein, with amino-acid sequence MIEKFKEHYKVETGNTIVSEELIKKYQKKVSSLLIDIWKTTGFGKYNKGLIELINPEQYENNLWTWLGREVENYTPFAITGFGELLYYRKLTETDEDVCMIDIQYGKIETLVWSLESFFNEFLTSEEDKKMWLREDLFLKAISEKGDLQNGEIFTFTPILAMGGAEELEYLQKGNAYVYQDLVFQMTM; translated from the coding sequence ATGATAGAAAAATTTAAGGAACACTATAAGGTAGAAACTGGCAATACGATTGTTTCTGAAGAATTAATAAAGAAATACCAGAAAAAAGTTTCCTCTTTGCTTATTGACATTTGGAAGACAACAGGCTTTGGAAAATACAACAAAGGTCTTATAGAACTAATTAACCCAGAGCAGTACGAAAATAACCTTTGGACTTGGCTTGGGAGAGAAGTAGAAAATTACACCCCTTTTGCAATTACTGGATTTGGAGAATTGTTGTATTATCGTAAACTGACTGAAACAGACGAAGATGTTTGTATGATTGACATTCAATACGGAAAAATAGAAACTTTAGTTTGGAGCTTGGAGTCATTTTTCAATGAATTTTTAACAAGTGAAGAAGACAAAAAAATGTGGCTAAGAGAAGATCTTTTCTTGAAAGCAATTTCAGAAAAAGGCGATTTGCAAAATGGTGAAATTTTCACATTTACTCCAATTCTTGCAATGGGGGGTGCAGAAGAATTAGAATATTTGCAAAAAGGAAACGCCTATGTATATCAAGACTTAGTATTTCAAATGACTATGTAA
- a CDS encoding site-specific integrase — MENKFSPAIALLKREMEIRNYSDCSVRSYCETMQVFESYANKTLDKLTSEDLKQYLHHLVKSKKVSPSYINQKISAFKIYTEDVLKKEWEPIAIKRPRLPRELPEIISLEEVKLMIERTQNIKHRVMIMTMYTAGLRKMELLQLKPKDIDSENGFIIVRQGKGKKDRRTILSKQTLEELRYYYKCFRPKVYLFEPNGHPGKKMSVRTFDKVIHDAAQRAGIKRRVTPHLLRHSFATHLLDKGINLKIIQSFMGHSSIRTTSIYLHLSNASLKNIVSPFDDLRL; from the coding sequence ATGGAGAATAAATTTTCCCCAGCCATAGCGCTGTTAAAACGAGAAATGGAGATTCGCAATTACAGCGATTGCTCTGTGAGAAGCTACTGTGAGACGATGCAGGTCTTCGAGTCGTATGCAAACAAGACCTTGGATAAACTGACCAGCGAGGATTTGAAACAATACTTGCATCATTTAGTAAAGTCAAAAAAAGTTTCGCCATCTTATATCAATCAAAAGATTAGTGCGTTTAAAATCTACACCGAAGATGTATTAAAAAAAGAATGGGAACCCATTGCAATAAAACGTCCTAGATTGCCGCGAGAACTACCCGAAATTATTTCCTTGGAAGAAGTTAAATTGATGATTGAGCGTACTCAAAACATCAAACATCGGGTGATGATTATGACCATGTACACGGCAGGATTGCGCAAAATGGAATTATTGCAGTTAAAACCGAAGGACATTGACTCAGAAAACGGTTTTATTATCGTGCGTCAAGGTAAAGGAAAGAAAGACCGAAGAACGATTCTTTCAAAGCAAACCCTAGAGGAATTACGCTATTATTACAAGTGTTTTAGACCAAAAGTTTACTTGTTTGAACCAAATGGGCATCCAGGGAAGAAGATGAGTGTCCGAACTTTTGATAAAGTAATTCATGATGCTGCACAAAGAGCGGGCATCAAAAGAAGAGTAACCCCTCATTTGCTACGACATAGTTTTGCTACCCATCTCTTGGACAAAGGAATTAACCTAAAGATTATTCAATCTTTTATGGGGCATAGTTCTATCCGAACTACTTCGATTTACCTGCATCTTTCAAATGCTAGCTTAAAAAACATTGTCTCACCTTTTGATGATCTTCGCTTATGA
- a CDS encoding site-specific integrase: MENKFSPAIALLKREMEIRNYSDCSVRSYCETMQVFESYANKTLDKLTSEDLKQYLHHLVKSKKVSPSYINQKISAFKIYTEDVLKKEWEPIAIKRPRLPRELPEILSLEEVKLMIERTQNIKHRVMIMTMYTAGLRKMELLQLKPKDIDSENGFIIVRQGKGKKDRRTILSKQTLEELRYYYKCFRPKVYLFEPNGHPGKKMSVRTFDKVIHDAAQRAGIKRRVTPHLLRHSFATHLLDKGINLKIIQSFMGHSSIRTTSIYLHLSNASLKNIVSPFDDLRL, translated from the coding sequence ATGGAGAATAAATTTTCCCCAGCCATAGCGCTGTTAAAACGAGAAATGGAGATTCGCAATTACAGCGATTGCTCTGTGAGAAGCTACTGCGAGACGATGCAGGTCTTCGAGTCGTATGCAAACAAGACCTTGGATAAACTGACCAGCGAGGATTTGAAACAATACTTGCATCATTTAGTAAAGTCAAAAAAAGTTTCGCCATCTTATATCAATCAAAAGATTAGTGCGTTTAAAATCTACACCGAAGACGTATTAAAAAAAGAATGGGAACCCATTGCAATAAAACGTCCTAGATTGCCGCGAGAACTACCCGAAATTCTTTCCTTAGAAGAAGTTAAATTGATGATTGAGCGTACTCAAAACATCAAACATCGGGTGATGATTATGACCATGTACACGGCAGGATTGCGCAAAATGGAATTATTGCAGTTAAAACCGAAGGACATTGACTCAGAAAACGGTTTTATTATCGTGCGTCAAGGTAAAGGAAAGAAAGACCGAAGAACGATTCTTTCAAAGCAAACCCTAGAGGAATTACGCTATTATTACAAGTGTTTTAGACCAAAAGTTTACTTGTTTGAACCAAATGGGCATCCAGGGAAGAAGATGAGTGTCCGAACTTTTGATAAAGTAATTCATGATGCTGCACAAAGAGCGGGCATCAAAAGAAGAGTAACCCCTCATTTGCTACGACATAGTTTTGCTACCCATCTCTTGGACAAAGGAATTAACCTAAAGATTATTCAATCTTTTATGGGGCATAGTTCTATCCGAACTACTTCGATTTACCTGCATCTTTCAAATGCTAGCTTAAAAAACATTGTCTCACCTTTTGATGATCTTCGCTTATGA
- a CDS encoding adenine-specific methyltransferase EcoRI family protein produces the protein MAGKKAGNRNLTKAKNTKNDEFYTQYYDIEREINAYLEYNSDVFRGKTILLPCDDPEWSNFTKFFAQNFENFGLKKLISTSYAPESKKYKGGYQPTLFETSDPQFDERKTITKGKIFTLTHDKTGDGKIDVEDLEWTYLEGDGDFRSKEIIKLRNEADIIITNPPFSLFREFLNWIVETQKQFVIIGSMNAITYKEVFPLIKDDKMWLGNGFKAGNAFFSSPTTNDYAEGVFNPDTGLVKFRNVVWFTNIDHGRRHQPLPLMTMADNIKFSKHKEVKGNKYQKYDNYDAINIPFTDAIPSDYDGVMGVPISFLDKYSPEQFEIIGEMVSTTVDEFNFGYPYINGKKIYARILIKHRKK, from the coding sequence ATGGCGGGCAAAAAAGCAGGAAACAGAAATTTAACTAAGGCAAAAAATACAAAAAACGACGAATTTTATACGCAATACTACGACATTGAGCGTGAAATTAATGCGTATTTAGAATACAATTCAGACGTATTTCGAGGAAAAACAATTTTACTTCCTTGTGATGACCCAGAATGGAGCAACTTCACTAAATTTTTCGCACAGAATTTTGAAAATTTCGGGCTGAAAAAATTGATTAGTACAAGCTATGCACCTGAAAGCAAAAAATATAAAGGTGGCTACCAACCTACTCTATTTGAAACTTCCGACCCACAATTTGACGAAAGAAAAACCATTACCAAAGGAAAAATCTTCACTTTAACGCACGATAAAACAGGTGATGGAAAAATTGATGTTGAAGACTTAGAATGGACGTATTTAGAGGGAGATGGAGATTTCAGAAGTAAAGAAATTATCAAACTTCGTAATGAAGCAGATATAATTATCACAAATCCACCTTTTTCACTTTTTAGAGAGTTTTTAAATTGGATTGTAGAAACTCAAAAGCAATTTGTAATCATCGGTAGTATGAATGCGATTACCTATAAAGAAGTTTTTCCATTAATTAAAGACGATAAAATGTGGCTTGGAAACGGATTTAAGGCAGGAAATGCTTTTTTCTCATCTCCGACTACAAATGATTACGCAGAAGGCGTTTTTAATCCTGATACAGGTCTAGTGAAATTCAGAAATGTTGTTTGGTTTACGAATATTGACCACGGAAGACGACATCAACCTCTCCCCTTAATGACAATGGCTGACAATATTAAATTTAGCAAACATAAAGAAGTCAAAGGAAATAAATACCAAAAATATGACAATTATGATGCTATAAACATTCCTTTTACAGATGCTATCCCAAGTGATTATGACGGAGTTATGGGAGTTCCAATTAGTTTTTTAGATAAATATTCTCCCGAACAATTTGAAATTATTGGAGAGATGGTAAGCACGACAGTAGATGAATTTAATTTTGGTTATCCCTATATAAATGGTAAAAAGATTTACGCCCGAATTTTAATAAAACACCGTAAAAAATGA